One window of Pedobacter faecalis genomic DNA carries:
- a CDS encoding ThuA domain-containing protein yields MKTFPFLSCLTLLLFFLVLDSDALRRGDRGEKPLVVFVTGDHEYSSEETMPLIAAELEKHYNIRTRVLKSAPDHNSEENIPGLEVLQEADLAVFFLRWRRLPAEQIKYIDAYLKSGKPVMGFRTSTHAFNYPAGHPLVKWNEFGEFALGAPGGWGKGGHTHYGHNSTTEVNLIKDQAKHPVLTGVSAKFPAASWLYHVLPDYPVKGATPLLMGRAIHPDKKAVDNPVAWTWCTPAGGKVFMTTLGHPADFNEEALQRLVINAVHWSLGKPVPVKWAGKFAMNVPYREP; encoded by the coding sequence TTGAAAACTTTCCCATTTTTATCCTGTCTCACGCTGTTGCTTTTCTTTTTGGTCTTAGACTCAGATGCGCTGCGTCGTGGCGACCGGGGAGAAAAACCTTTGGTTGTCTTCGTAACCGGCGATCATGAATACAGTAGCGAGGAGACCATGCCGCTTATTGCTGCTGAACTGGAAAAGCATTACAATATACGGACCCGGGTACTCAAATCGGCCCCAGATCATAACTCCGAAGAAAACATACCCGGACTTGAAGTGCTGCAGGAAGCAGATCTGGCCGTGTTTTTTCTGAGGTGGAGGCGGCTACCTGCGGAACAGATTAAGTACATCGACGCCTATTTGAAGTCGGGCAAACCGGTAATGGGCTTTCGTACCAGCACCCACGCTTTTAACTATCCGGCAGGGCATCCACTAGTGAAATGGAATGAATTTGGTGAATTTGCTCTCGGTGCTCCCGGTGGCTGGGGTAAAGGCGGACATACACATTACGGGCACAACTCTACGACGGAGGTTAACCTTATTAAAGATCAGGCCAAGCATCCGGTGCTAACCGGTGTTTCAGCTAAGTTTCCGGCTGCCTCCTGGCTGTATCATGTACTGCCAGACTACCCCGTAAAGGGCGCTACGCCATTATTGATGGGCAGAGCAATTCATCCGGATAAAAAGGCTGTCGACAATCCCGTAGCCTGGACCTGGTGTACACCCGCAGGCGGCAAAGTATTTATGACTACCCTGGGCCATCCGGCTGACTTTAACGAAGAGGCTTTGCAACGTCTGGTTATCAATGCCGTTCATTGGTCGCTTGGCAAACCGGTACCGGTCAAATGGGCAGGAAAATTTGCGATGAACGTTCCCTATCGGGAGCCATAA
- a CDS encoding BamA/TamA family outer membrane protein, with amino-acid sequence MKAYPNTKSNVLDLAIILFIIVIATGCSSTKYIADYQSIVKKVTIDSVDKAFEEEAYNYIQKDIRPISGIGINVWIYNIFNTKDGRYKTSGIKPLGTPPPILDSTLVEISRTQVEKFLMSKGYFNARVQSDISVKRKRAKVRFTASPGPLFSFNDIAYDIPDPVVKDIYLSNKAAFTHIRSGERYDDDSLALERDRIYEVMRENGYFDFSRPYVKYTVDSNLNASKANITLIIDNPVDRPAHQQYTIGEGNLIIAPDADGFPDTISMNPRVFRGLRYTDLSGKFRRNPISRYNFLTQGERYDIRNEELTYNRMYELNVFKNVKIDYNKMPDSGSKVFPVIQLIPQKIMSNRIEGEVPFNAGTVGFTLSNTYTNNNMFRGAERFEFQVKGGLQSRLGRGSALFSDIYQRDFSLSANLSVPRLMLPLITARPGRRGGMPRTIFSTSYVYAQQKDIFDRHVLLNSVTYEFVESKSKYHTVTPLNFEYRFGKLLLDPDSEFGQRIIESNTYNIILLARRNITLGSKYTFSLNFDKLLTGNDFVYLRANMDVAGNMLDLVSRLTGTRSNPAADQYTTIFGLPYNQYIRPEVDFRWYKGLGGAQQFVARVNAGIGYAYGNSLVMPIEKLFFAGGSNGIRAWQARTLGPGNYNRGESIPDEETRRALFGIDQLGDTHIEANLEYRYKLLNRFFGAQLKGAVFLDAGNVWNISKNSTNPETHFDFSKLGRQIALGTGMGFRYDVQYFVFRFDVGLKLKDPQFDGSEQWVIKKFINGGRAFKDAYAISHSPERYRFVQYNFGIGMPF; translated from the coding sequence TTGAAAGCATACCCGAATACTAAAAGCAATGTTCTTGACCTTGCAATAATACTATTTATTATCGTCATTGCTACAGGGTGTTCATCCACAAAATATATTGCAGACTACCAGTCTATCGTCAAAAAAGTCACCATCGACAGTGTCGATAAAGCCTTTGAAGAAGAAGCCTACAATTACATTCAGAAAGACATCCGTCCGATATCGGGTATTGGCATCAATGTCTGGATATACAATATCTTTAATACGAAAGACGGCAGATATAAAACCAGTGGTATAAAACCGCTCGGAACACCGCCGCCTATTCTAGACAGTACGCTGGTCGAGATCTCACGGACGCAGGTAGAGAAATTTTTGATGAGCAAAGGTTACTTCAACGCACGTGTTCAGTCAGATATAAGTGTAAAGCGTAAACGCGCAAAGGTGAGGTTTACCGCCTCGCCAGGTCCGCTTTTCTCGTTCAATGACATTGCTTATGACATTCCGGATCCGGTGGTCAAAGACATCTATCTGAGCAACAAGGCTGCCTTTACCCATATCAGGTCTGGCGAGCGCTATGACGATGATTCGCTGGCGCTGGAGCGCGACAGGATCTACGAGGTAATGCGGGAAAATGGTTACTTCGACTTTTCCCGGCCCTATGTGAAGTATACGGTCGACTCCAACCTGAATGCGAGTAAAGCCAATATTACGCTGATTATTGACAATCCGGTCGACAGACCCGCGCATCAGCAGTATACCATAGGTGAGGGCAATCTTATCATCGCACCCGATGCCGATGGGTTTCCGGATACGATTTCAATGAATCCCAGGGTTTTTCGCGGACTTCGATATACAGATCTGTCCGGAAAGTTCCGGCGAAATCCCATTTCCCGATACAATTTTCTGACGCAGGGCGAGCGTTACGACATTCGGAATGAAGAACTGACGTACAACCGGATGTATGAGCTCAATGTCTTTAAAAACGTAAAGATTGATTACAATAAAATGCCCGATAGTGGCAGCAAAGTCTTTCCCGTAATACAGCTCATCCCGCAGAAGATCATGAGTAACCGGATTGAGGGTGAGGTGCCCTTTAATGCCGGAACGGTGGGCTTTACACTGAGCAACACCTATACCAATAACAACATGTTCAGGGGTGCCGAACGCTTTGAGTTCCAGGTTAAGGGCGGTCTGCAATCCCGTTTAGGCCGGGGCAGTGCGCTGTTCAGCGATATTTATCAGCGCGATTTCTCGTTGAGCGCTAACCTGAGTGTGCCGCGACTTATGCTTCCGCTGATTACCGCAAGGCCAGGCCGCCGGGGAGGGATGCCACGCACGATTTTCTCAACCAGTTATGTCTATGCGCAGCAGAAAGACATTTTTGACCGCCATGTGCTGTTGAACTCAGTCACTTATGAGTTTGTGGAGTCCAAATCGAAATATCACACCGTAACACCCTTGAATTTCGAATATCGTTTCGGCAAGCTTCTGCTCGATCCGGATTCAGAATTCGGTCAGCGTATCATTGAGAGTAACACCTACAATATCATTTTGCTGGCGCGTAGAAACATCACGCTCGGCAGCAAATATACCTTCTCATTGAATTTTGATAAGTTGCTCACTGGCAATGACTTCGTTTATCTTCGGGCCAATATGGATGTTGCCGGCAACATGCTCGATCTGGTATCCCGGCTTACGGGAACGCGATCAAATCCGGCTGCCGACCAATACACGACCATATTTGGGCTGCCTTATAATCAATACATCAGGCCTGAGGTCGATTTCAGGTGGTATAAGGGCCTGGGGGGCGCCCAGCAGTTTGTTGCCCGCGTCAATGCCGGAATTGGTTATGCCTACGGTAATTCATTGGTAATGCCTATTGAGAAGTTGTTTTTTGCGGGAGGCTCTAACGGCATCAGGGCCTGGCAGGCACGTACCCTCGGGCCAGGCAATTATAACAGGGGAGAAAGCATACCCGACGAAGAGACCCGTCGCGCACTGTTTGGGATTGATCAGTTGGGCGATACGCATATAGAAGCCAACCTGGAGTACCGGTATAAACTTCTCAACAGATTTTTCGGAGCACAGTTAAAAGGTGCAGTGTTTTTAGATGCTGGTAACGTGTGGAACATTTCCAAAAATTCAACCAATCCCGAAACCCACTTTGATTTTAGTAAGCTTGGTCGACAGATAGCCCTGGGCACAGGAATGGGTTTCCGGTATGATGTTCAATACTTTGTATTTCGGTTCGACGTTGGTTTGAAACTTAAGGATCCGCAGTTTGACGGCTCAGAGCAATGGGTCATTAAGAAATTCATCAATGGCGGACGCGCATTTAAGGATGCCTACGCTATATCGCACAGCCCCGAACGCTACCGCTTTGTTCAATACAACTTCGGTATAGGCATGCCGTTCTAA
- a CDS encoding TspO/MBR family protein, with product MANNSKINVPALIINVAITLSVGFIGSFFTRSSTDTWYRGINKPSFNPPDSVFGPVWTLLYILIGIAAYRVWQKRDTITHFPRTFAIYAIQLILNLLWSYIFFYLRDPAMALVEIFILLAMIVVNAIVFYKVDKASGLLFIPYLLWVSFATVLNYSIVQLN from the coding sequence ATGGCAAACAACAGCAAAATCAATGTCCCCGCGCTAATCATCAATGTAGCAATTACGCTTTCAGTGGGTTTTATCGGCAGCTTTTTCACACGAAGTTCTACCGACACTTGGTACAGAGGTATCAATAAGCCATCGTTTAACCCGCCCGACAGTGTTTTTGGACCAGTCTGGACTTTGTTGTATATTTTGATTGGCATTGCGGCATACCGGGTATGGCAGAAACGCGATACGATCACTCATTTCCCACGTACCTTTGCTATTTATGCCATCCAGTTAATATTGAACTTGCTGTGGTCATACATATTCTTCTATCTTCGCGATCCCGCAATGGCTTTGGTAGAGATATTTATTCTTCTGGCAATGATTGTTGTGAACGCAATAGTGTTTTATAAGGTAGACAAGGCATCTGGTCTGCTTTTTATTCCTTATCTTTTGTGGGTAAGTTTTGCTACTGTATTAAACTACAGCATCGTTCAGCTGAATTAG
- a CDS encoding ABC-F family ATP-binding cassette domain-containing protein, whose amino-acid sequence MISINDLTFLIGARALYDEANWHIKPGDRVGLIGANGTGKSTLLKIIVGEYAPTSGTISMSKDLKIGYLNQDLLSYDSHHSILHVAMEAFERQNQLHDEIEALLKKIETDYSEEVLNKLSDKQQEFEALDGYNIEYRANEILAGLGFSTEDQQRPLNTFSGGWRMRVMLAKILLQTPDILLLDEPTNHMDLPSIKWLETYLMGFEGAIVIVSHDRYFLDKIVNKTVESRKGKLTTYAGNYSFYLEEKALRSEIQRGEFKNQQAKIKQEERLIERFKAKASKAKMAQSRMKALDKMERVEDVDDDNPTVNFQFKFSKPSGRHVVRIENATKSYPNVAILNDAEAVIEKGDKIALIGANGKGKSTLLRIIAGTESFSGKCETGHNVTTTFFAQHQLESLHLDNTILGELQAFAPKHTDTELRGILGCFLFTGDDVFKKIRVLSGGEKSRVALAKSLTTDSNFLILDEPTNHLDIQSVNILIQALQQYEGTFIAVSHDRYFLDNVANKIWFIEDQKIKEYPGTYAEYEEWNSKRPPAKPSSIPVRPDKEVKKVAEEKPATPNLQQQLKKLNDQLKKIETDISDFESQVKAIEAEIADERTYADSAKLNDANTRYSAAKALLDTAQTTWETLASEIMELEGK is encoded by the coding sequence ATGATTTCAATAAACGACTTAACTTTTCTTATCGGCGCGAGGGCTTTGTATGATGAGGCGAACTGGCATATTAAACCGGGCGACAGGGTTGGACTGATTGGTGCCAACGGAACAGGAAAATCTACCTTACTCAAGATAATCGTTGGCGAATATGCGCCAACATCAGGGACAATTTCGATGTCGAAGGACTTAAAAATTGGCTACCTGAACCAGGATCTGCTTTCTTACGACTCTCATCATAGTATTCTGCATGTGGCCATGGAGGCTTTTGAACGTCAGAACCAGCTGCACGACGAGATCGAAGCGTTATTGAAGAAAATTGAGACCGACTACTCCGAGGAGGTGCTGAATAAACTAAGCGATAAACAGCAGGAGTTTGAGGCGCTTGACGGTTACAATATTGAATACCGGGCCAATGAAATCCTGGCGGGACTTGGCTTCAGCACGGAAGACCAGCAGCGTCCGCTGAACACCTTCTCGGGAGGCTGGCGTATGCGTGTTATGCTGGCTAAGATCCTGTTGCAGACACCGGACATACTATTGCTGGATGAGCCGACCAACCACATGGACTTACCTTCCATTAAATGGCTGGAAACCTACCTGATGGGTTTTGAGGGAGCCATCGTGATCGTTTCGCACGACAGATATTTCCTCGACAAGATCGTCAACAAAACGGTCGAATCAAGAAAGGGCAAACTGACCACTTATGCGGGCAATTACAGTTTCTACCTTGAAGAGAAAGCACTGCGTTCCGAAATACAACGGGGAGAATTTAAAAACCAACAGGCGAAGATCAAGCAGGAAGAACGTCTGATTGAGCGCTTTAAAGCTAAAGCCTCGAAGGCGAAAATGGCTCAGTCCAGAATGAAGGCGCTCGACAAGATGGAGCGTGTAGAGGATGTAGATGATGACAACCCGACGGTAAACTTCCAGTTTAAGTTTTCAAAACCTTCCGGCAGGCACGTTGTCCGGATTGAAAATGCTACGAAAAGTTACCCGAATGTCGCCATTCTTAACGATGCTGAAGCAGTGATTGAGAAGGGCGATAAGATCGCACTTATTGGCGCGAACGGTAAAGGTAAATCTACGCTTTTGCGCATCATAGCGGGGACGGAATCTTTTAGCGGAAAGTGTGAAACGGGACACAATGTAACAACTACTTTCTTTGCTCAGCACCAGCTTGAGTCATTGCACCTGGACAACACGATCCTGGGAGAACTTCAGGCCTTTGCGCCAAAGCATACGGACACCGAACTCCGCGGGATATTGGGCTGCTTTCTGTTTACTGGTGATGACGTCTTTAAAAAGATTCGTGTATTATCGGGCGGCGAGAAATCCAGGGTTGCGCTTGCGAAATCGCTTACCACGGATTCAAACTTCCTGATCCTTGACGAGCCGACCAACCACCTGGACATACAGTCGGTCAACATCCTGATCCAGGCACTTCAACAATATGAGGGTACGTTCATAGCGGTATCGCACGACAGGTATTTCCTCGACAATGTAGCCAATAAGATCTGGTTTATTGAAGATCAGAAAATTAAGGAATATCCGGGTACCTACGCGGAGTACGAAGAATGGAACAGTAAGCGTCCGCCGGCCAAGCCGTCGAGTATACCGGTACGGCCCGACAAGGAAGTGAAAAAAGTGGCCGAGGAAAAACCCGCTACTCCTAATCTCCAGCAGCAGCTGAAGAAACTGAACGATCAGCTGAAGAAGATCGAAACAGACATCAGCGATTTTGAAAGCCAGGTAAAAGCTATAGAAGCGGAGATCGCCGATGAACGCACTTATGCGGACTCAGCGAAATTAAATGATGCAAACACCCGTTATTCGGCCGCCAAGGCACTGCTGGATACCGCTCAGACGACCTGGGAAACGCTTGCTTCAGAAATCATGGAGCTCGAGGGAAAGTAA
- a CDS encoding quinone-dependent dihydroorotate dehydrogenase, translated as MYQLIKPIFFKFDPEKVHYFVVKRLKWFHEHFPLGKTILRSSFDVSIKGLEREVFGIRFRNPVGLAAGFDKNGEYIEALSDLGFGFIEVGTVTPLPQPGNDKPRMFRLEEDAALINRMGFNNKGVDTLAERLRILKAKNTGIVIGGNIGKNKNTPNEEATSDYIKCFDRLFDVVDYFVVNVSSPNTPGLRALQEKEPLMELLNTLQQRNRKNDISRPILLKIAPDLTDEQLDDIVEIVLETKIAGVIATNTTIDRNGLYASDTVKNEMGGLSGKPLASRSTEVIRYLSSKSNRAFPIIGVGGIHSPEDAKEKLDAGASLVQLYTGFIYEGPGLIKAICKSLVN; from the coding sequence ATGTATCAGCTAATTAAGCCCATATTCTTCAAGTTTGATCCAGAGAAAGTGCACTATTTCGTGGTGAAACGCCTGAAGTGGTTTCATGAGCATTTTCCGCTTGGTAAAACCATCTTGCGAAGCAGTTTCGATGTCAGCATCAAGGGGCTTGAAAGAGAAGTATTTGGCATCCGTTTCCGCAACCCTGTGGGGCTGGCTGCGGGCTTCGACAAAAATGGCGAATACATTGAAGCGTTGAGCGACCTTGGCTTTGGTTTTATTGAGGTGGGCACGGTAACACCTTTGCCCCAACCCGGCAATGACAAGCCGCGCATGTTCCGTCTGGAAGAGGATGCAGCATTGATCAACCGGATGGGTTTTAACAACAAAGGTGTAGATACGCTTGCCGAGCGGCTGAGAATACTGAAAGCAAAGAACACCGGTATTGTGATTGGGGGCAATATTGGCAAGAATAAGAACACACCGAACGAAGAGGCCACAAGTGATTACATCAAATGCTTTGATCGCTTGTTCGATGTGGTAGATTACTTCGTGGTGAACGTGAGTTCGCCAAACACACCAGGCCTGCGTGCACTGCAGGAAAAGGAGCCGCTGATGGAATTGCTTAATACCCTGCAGCAACGCAACCGGAAAAACGATATATCCCGACCTATCCTTTTAAAGATTGCGCCAGACCTTACCGACGAACAACTGGATGACATCGTAGAGATTGTATTAGAGACGAAGATCGCAGGGGTAATTGCTACCAATACAACAATAGATCGCAACGGTTTGTACGCCTCAGATACGGTCAAAAACGAGATGGGTGGCCTTAGCGGCAAACCGCTCGCAAGCCGTTCTACTGAAGTGATCCGTTATCTCTCCAGCAAATCAAATCGCGCATTTCCTATTATTGGGGTAGGCGGCATTCACTCGCCGGAAGATGCAAAAGAAAAGCTCGACGCTGGCGCATCACTTGTGCAGCTCTATACCGGGTTTATCTATGAGGGACCGGGACTTATCAAAGCCATTTGTAAATCTCTCGTTAACTAA
- a CDS encoding TrmH family RNA methyltransferase, with translation MLSKSQVSFIKSLHQKKYRRENGLFIIEGIKSISEFLQSPYRVHSIYFLPQFRSALPQLAANIKLFEVNNAELDKISTLQAPQGIMALVHMQHSEELSESELRNTFSLLLDGIQDPGNLGTIIRTADWFGFKNVICSPNTVEVYNPKTIQATMGSLCRVNVMYAELENLVRSTDLPVFAAVLNGTSIYDTKWGHEGLLILGNEGQGISEGLLNLVSKPVTIPKLGGAESLNVAISAAILCADISRNLHK, from the coding sequence ATGCTTTCAAAATCTCAGGTCAGTTTTATAAAATCTCTACATCAAAAAAAATACCGCAGGGAAAACGGGCTGTTTATTATTGAAGGTATAAAATCTATCTCAGAATTTCTTCAATCGCCGTATCGGGTGCACAGCATCTATTTTTTGCCGCAATTCCGTTCCGCATTACCTCAGCTGGCTGCAAATATAAAGTTATTTGAAGTAAACAACGCTGAGTTAGACAAGATTAGTACGCTGCAGGCTCCTCAGGGAATTATGGCGCTGGTGCATATGCAGCATAGCGAGGAGTTGTCCGAGTCCGAGCTAAGAAATACGTTCTCCCTGTTGCTCGACGGGATACAGGACCCGGGCAATCTGGGCACAATAATCCGCACGGCCGACTGGTTTGGCTTTAAAAATGTAATATGCTCGCCTAACACCGTAGAAGTGTATAACCCTAAGACTATACAAGCCACGATGGGTTCGCTTTGCAGGGTCAATGTGATGTATGCAGAACTGGAGAACCTCGTAAGGAGCACTGATCTTCCTGTATTTGCCGCGGTCTTAAACGGCACAAGCATCTACGATACAAAATGGGGACACGAGGGATTACTCATTTTAGGCAATGAAGGGCAGGGCATTTCGGAAGGATTGCTGAACCTGGTGAGTAAGCCTGTGACCATACCGAAGTTGGGTGGCGCCGAATCTTTAAACGTCGCGATCTCGGCGGCTATCCTCTGTGCAGACATCAGCAGAAATTTACACAAATAA
- a CDS encoding spore protein, with protein MAVTRLKRKDRRNKTFAKLDVKHLKQATNLELGSRSKQSTKDQLAKNNAVLAQLAKG; from the coding sequence ATGGCAGTTACCAGACTAAAGAGAAAAGACAGAAGAAATAAAACTTTTGCAAAGTTAGATGTTAAGCATTTGAAACAAGCAACCAACTTAGAGCTTGGAAGCCGTTCAAAGCAGTCTACTAAAGATCAGCTTGCTAAGAACAATGCTGTTTTAGCTCAGCTTGCTAAAGGTTAA
- a CDS encoding PVC-type heme-binding CxxCH protein produces MNKPVRKSWKILFRALLLSIVALICLHFTQKQTPPVGPDRQSHIVLVGNNLGSRMMNYGHFETELHLRYPDHQLFIRNMCDGGNTPGFRPHSSRNSPWAFPGAEQFQTELAADADSQGFFETEDQWLTRLKADVILAFFGYSESFDGPAGVENYRRELDAFVKHTLKQRYNGKTPPRLVLISPIAFQDLSATMDLPDGKTENANLALYAAAMKDVAAANNVLFADLYNPSKQWFATSKVPLTIDGSQLTSEGYAKLAPVLADLIFGKATVKTPARREQVRQAVLEKNWMWHNDFKIPNGVHAYGRRYDPFGPDNYPAEIAKIRALTANRDTAVWQAARGLNMDLAAADARTPAVPEVKSNYNPGPGESLRYLSGAETLSKFNMAPGFKIDLFASEEQFPELAKPCQISFDNKGRLWVATMPSYPHYKPGDSKPNDKLIILEDTDQDGKADRQTVFADGLHLPLGFEVTAEGVYLSQGTDLVFLRDTNGDDRADSREILLSGFDDHDTHHNIHAFTTDPSGAIYMGEGIFLHTNVETSYGPVRASTGGFYRYNPQRRQLERTAQPYAPNPWGIAFDDWGQPFYAETSSPSVHWMMPVTVKPRYGQTTESSPNLIQQEHLVRPTSGLEFVSSRHFPEEMQGDFLINNTIGFLGTKQHTLNDAGTGYKSSHRADLLQSSDKNFRPVDLEFAPDGSLYIADWHNLLIGHMQHNARDPLRDHVHGRIYRVTYPARPLVKPAKVAGASVSELLDNLKLPEYRTRYRTRNELRGRKPLEVLPKLKAWVAALDRNDPKYEHHLLEALWVSWGLNKVDQQLLEQLLSARDFRARAAAVRVLRYMSHQISNQQEMFRQAGADPHGRVRLEVIAAASWMPKEQGLSLLGYVADKPLDEWMKSPYETAVAHLNGRAKGAKIEPEDSAPAGPSKDIYVKGKAIYMKEGYCTTCHQPDGKGLPSSGFPPLAGTAWVTGSPDRLVKIILKGLHGPITVNGRKYSGQVPMTPFGGMLTDEEVAAVATYVRNAFGNKAPAISPEKVKALRAATKAKAGFYSPAELLKQHPLENNK; encoded by the coding sequence ATGAACAAACCTGTACGCAAATCCTGGAAGATTTTATTCCGGGCGCTTCTGCTTTCTATCGTTGCCCTCATCTGTCTGCATTTCACACAAAAGCAAACTCCACCCGTTGGTCCCGACCGGCAGTCACATATTGTGCTTGTCGGTAACAATCTGGGATCGCGGATGATGAATTACGGGCATTTTGAAACGGAGCTGCATTTGCGTTATCCTGATCACCAGTTGTTCATCCGCAATATGTGCGATGGTGGCAATACGCCGGGTTTCCGGCCGCATTCGAGCCGTAATTCGCCCTGGGCATTTCCTGGTGCAGAGCAGTTCCAGACGGAACTTGCCGCGGATGCCGACAGTCAGGGCTTTTTTGAGACGGAAGATCAGTGGCTGACACGTTTAAAGGCAGATGTGATACTAGCTTTTTTTGGTTACAGCGAATCCTTTGACGGGCCTGCTGGTGTGGAGAATTACCGGCGGGAGCTCGATGCCTTTGTTAAACATACTTTAAAGCAGCGATACAATGGTAAGACGCCCCCACGCTTAGTGCTGATCTCGCCGATTGCTTTTCAGGATTTGTCTGCCACCATGGACTTGCCCGACGGAAAGACGGAGAATGCAAACCTGGCCTTATATGCTGCAGCCATGAAAGACGTCGCTGCCGCGAATAACGTCCTCTTTGCCGACCTATATAATCCAAGCAAACAGTGGTTTGCCACAAGTAAAGTGCCGCTCACTATAGATGGCTCCCAGCTCACCAGCGAAGGATATGCAAAGCTTGCCCCGGTGTTGGCCGACCTTATTTTCGGGAAAGCTACCGTAAAGACACCCGCCCGCCGCGAACAGGTAAGGCAGGCCGTACTGGAGAAGAACTGGATGTGGCACAACGATTTCAAAATCCCTAACGGCGTGCATGCATACGGTCGCCGCTACGATCCATTTGGCCCGGACAATTATCCCGCCGAGATCGCCAAAATTCGGGCGCTTACGGCCAACCGGGATACGGCTGTTTGGCAAGCCGCCCGGGGACTAAACATGGATCTTGCTGCCGCAGACGCGCGTACTCCTGCAGTACCTGAAGTAAAATCCAACTATAACCCCGGCCCGGGAGAGAGCTTAAGGTATTTATCAGGTGCTGAAACGCTTAGTAAGTTCAACATGGCGCCGGGCTTTAAGATTGATCTCTTTGCTTCGGAAGAACAATTTCCAGAACTGGCCAAGCCATGCCAGATCAGCTTCGACAATAAAGGTCGTCTGTGGGTCGCCACAATGCCCAGTTACCCACACTATAAACCTGGCGATTCGAAGCCTAACGACAAGCTAATTATCCTGGAAGATACCGATCAGGACGGAAAAGCGGATAGGCAGACTGTATTTGCCGATGGTCTGCATTTGCCGCTTGGCTTTGAAGTAACAGCAGAGGGGGTGTACCTCTCGCAGGGTACCGACCTCGTGTTTCTGAGAGATACCAATGGCGACGATCGTGCAGACAGCAGGGAGATCTTACTGAGCGGATTTGATGACCATGATACCCATCACAATATCCATGCGTTTACAACCGACCCTTCAGGTGCCATTTATATGGGTGAGGGAATATTTTTGCATACCAATGTGGAGACTTCCTACGGGCCTGTGCGCGCTTCGACCGGTGGATTTTATCGATATAATCCGCAGCGCCGGCAGCTTGAACGAACTGCGCAGCCCTATGCTCCAAATCCCTGGGGCATCGCTTTCGACGACTGGGGCCAGCCTTTTTATGCCGAAACCTCTAGCCCCAGTGTACATTGGATGATGCCGGTTACGGTAAAGCCGCGCTACGGTCAAACCACGGAATCATCGCCCAACCTCATTCAGCAGGAACACCTTGTCAGGCCCACATCTGGGCTTGAGTTTGTGTCCAGTCGCCATTTTCCTGAAGAGATGCAGGGCGACTTTCTTATTAACAATACCATTGGTTTTCTTGGTACCAAGCAGCACACGCTTAACGATGCGGGTACCGGATACAAAAGCAGCCACCGGGCAGATCTGCTGCAGTCGTCCGACAAGAACTTCCGGCCGGTAGACCTGGAATTTGCGCCCGACGGGTCGCTTTACATTGCCGACTGGCACAATTTGCTGATCGGACACATGCAGCACAACGCCAGGGATCCGCTGAGAGATCATGTTCATGGCCGCATTTACCGCGTCACTTACCCGGCGAGACCGCTGGTGAAGCCTGCAAAGGTGGCCGGGGCAAGTGTATCAGAACTGCTCGATAACCTTAAGCTGCCAGAATACCGTACGCGTTACCGCACAAGAAATGAATTGAGAGGGCGCAAGCCGTTGGAGGTATTACCCAAGTTAAAGGCCTGGGTGGCGGCACTTGATCGTAATGATCCGAAATATGAACATCATTTGCTTGAAGCGCTTTGGGTGAGCTGGGGCTTAAACAAGGTCGACCAGCAATTGCTCGAGCAACTGCTTAGCGCGCGCGATTTCCGTGCAAGAGCTGCCGCAGTACGTGTACTTCGCTATATGAGTCACCAGATAAGCAATCAGCAGGAAATGTTTAGACAGGCCGGCGCTGATCCACACGGACGAGTACGTTTAGAGGTAATAGCCGCGGCCTCCTGGATGCCCAAAGAGCAGGGGCTGTCACTTTTAGGCTATGTGGCCGATAAGCCGCTCGACGAATGGATGAAGTCGCCCTACGAAACCGCGGTAGCTCATCTGAATGGTCGAGCCAAAGGCGCTAAGATCGAACCAGAAGACAGCGCGCCGGCCGGTCCCTCGAAAGACATCTATGTGAAGGGAAAAGCGATATACATGAAGGAAGGTTACTGTACCACCTGTCACCAACCCGATGGAAAAGGGCTTCCGTCCTCCGGCTTTCCGCCGCTTGCCGGTACGGCCTGGGTTACAGGCAGCCCGGACAGGCTTGTAAAAATCATCTTAAAAGGCCTCCATGGCCCTATTACAGTAAACGGCAGGAAGTATAGCGGACAAGTACCTATGACGCCTTTCGGAGGTATGCTGACAGACGAAGAAGTAGCAGCAGTAGCCACATATGTGCGCAACGCGTTTGGGAACAAGGCGCCGGCAATCAGCCCCGAAAAGGTAAAGGCTTTGCGGGCCGCGACAAAAGCTAAAGCCGGATTTTATTCTCCGGCAGAACTTCTAAAGCAGCACCCGTTGGAAAATAATAAATAA